The Theobroma cacao cultivar B97-61/B2 chromosome 1, Criollo_cocoa_genome_V2, whole genome shotgun sequence genome contains the following window.
GAGGTCACACTCATTCATCCTCAAATAATTTCTATgctgatgcttgatttggtacTTTATCAGAAACTATTCtagctttcattttttttctctgaaaACGTACTAGTTGAACTCTATTTTGGTTTCTGTAATGTTGGAAATTCATAAACTGTTTAGATTATCAATCAACACATTCCAGGAAATGATCATATtcagaaaattttaaatggaaaaatctttaattttCCACTAGAAACAAAGGATGAAACCTGATACAGCATTAAAATGGAAGCTAAAAGCATTGATGTATGACGTTTGGATTGTCACTTTGCCCTGCATGCTATCTGCCCCAAAGTTAGAGCCAAGAGGTTTATATTGCAATCTATCAAATGAGAAAACTCTTTCAGCATAACTTTTAAGTTTTCCTGTTCCACCTTTTATTAAACATCCATCAAATATGCCACGAAaagcattttttttagttcACTTTTTCATCCTAAATATTAGCGAAGTTATTTTTTGTGAGGTTTCATGTCCAAAAGTTTCCACCAAGAGATAGCTTACATGAAGATTTGCTTCTGCCATTTTTTCAATCTGTGCTGCTTTCTCACTTGCAATTGCTGCAGCCAGTTCTGCTTTTCCTAACTCCTGAGCTTTTTGCAACTTCATTTCAGCTTCTCTTTCCTGAAATAAGCAAGAACTAACAACTTGAGTTCATGAGTTATGAAATTATGCTATAGAATTCTTTGTTAGCATAAAACTATGTaccttttcttcaatttccaTCTTAAGTTTCTCTTCCATTTTTTCTTGAAGCGACTTTATAGCAGCTGCtgcttttgttctttctctctttaattcCTGAAAGTGGTAAAGTCAAATTCTCAGCAGCTTGAATCAGCAAAATAGAAtagtcatttttctctttcttttaacTTGATTTTATTGCCCTTTGAAGGGCATATATGATTGCGAGTATATTCCAACTGTACCTAAACTGTAAATTTCCAAGCTCAAAATCCACAATACATAATACTTGAAAGAATAGCTTcaattgattataaaaatattgatggAATTTCATTGAcaagcataaaatttatagAAACTAATGGGATCAATTGTCCCAGTTTAATTCATAGTTTTTGGTTTTCCTTATGCCTTACAAACAAATCAATGTTATTCCAAACTGATATAAAGAACAATTGCCTCACCTTTTTCACAGTACAGAGGACTCAAAACAGGAAAAATACAAATCTACAAAATACTATAAAAATTGGATGAACTCTAACATGTGggataaatattttctttaaggTGGTGAAATGCTAGAGCTTCACGTACCAATCACCACCTAGCATCTGCAGTTCCATAATGTGTTTGGTGATCAAGCACTATAGCAACTCAacttttaatcaaatttctaAACCACATATTAATTGTTTGTGTTAGACACAGAGCACCAACCCACCCATTCTGCCTCATATTTAGTCCTGCTGTAAAGATTCTACTGATAAAAAGACCAAGTGAATTCACCATAGATCAAAGCATGAACCGCAGAAGGGAGTCATGACGGCTGTGACAACTATGTGGCAAATTAAAGAGAATGATACATATGGGTTAGGAACCAAATACAAGTGAATTATCAAATGTTTGTCAACTTATACAGTAGACAGTAGGACAAAATACCTCTTCTGGAGGAGTTCCCTAAAAGACAATAATTCACTTAATGGCACAAAAAAGGATATAgttcaaaaagaaagaaagaaaaattccaTTGTATTAAATccttacaaataaaaaagagaaaaatcagaGCACAGAAACtaccagaaaaaaaaaagagagattgaaatgggaaaaaaaactacattttttctctttcattaaagacatgaagaaagaaattacTGTGGTGATGAATCCAGGGAAGATCTTACCTTTCagtttttactttttacaTAGCAACaataaaaggagaaagaaaggcACCATCACCAATGAAGAACTAGACCAAGCATTAGtggtgaaaaaaaattgttttttaaagACATCATAAAACAAGAATCTAAAATGAGCTATGACCTAAATGATTAATTTGCAAAGCAAGAGCAAGGGAAAATAGGAAGTGAGGCATGAGAGAATCAGTCAATGGCGTGTAAGTAAGAAACTAAAGTTACCCCATAAGTATAGAACTGAGAAGCAATAACAAAAAGCTTGGTGATCAATCATGAGAAatataacataataaaatgaatgaaaatatgaaaacaaCTATAACCTTATCCAATATTGCTGCCTCTTCGGTACGCATTAGTTCTCTGGCTCTTAAATCCCTTAATTCCTTTTCATATTTCTcctaaagagagaaaaaaaaaaaagaagagaaataaaagcaTCAGCAAACAGTATGGCATGACCAAAATGATGTAGCAGAATTAAGAATCGAGATATTTTTACTAGAACCTATCGTTCAAACTTCAGACCTTCATCGCTCGTTTTTCTTCAGCAAAAGCATGTGCATCCAGCTCAGCTTGCCGCTTTTCAGCAGCATGAATGGCTTGTAGGAAATCAAGAATTAACTTTCCATCCTTGGATAAATATCCCTCATTCAGTTCCTCAATTGCTGTACCAAAAGCCTAatgtgtaaaaaaaaaatgaaatctaGTGTTAGTTGACACTCTCCTTTATCATATGtactaaacaaaaaatatgagATGTATATAACCTCTGTTTCTTTAGAAAGTTGCTCGTATTTTCTGTTTAGAGAAGTTAAGTAGCTCTCATCTGCCTTTTCCCTAAGATGATATGCATCAAGAAGAGAACTTGGAGCTTCAATATCTTTACTTGGTTTATCCTGCAACAAAGGAACACTGGATGTGATTCTGTATCAAGTCTGATAAAAATAAGGAAGAAAGTACTTTTcactatatatatagagatGTAGAAATAAATAGATACATACATGCATACATACAAACACAAAGAACATGCTCTCAGGTGCGCTTTAGCCACCTCAATTCACAGTcttctcaattataaaaacaaagaCATAAAAGAAGCTTTAATCCTTCAGATGTTGCGACCACTAGCCAGTTTCTTTGGGGATCAAACCTCCCTATAAATCCTTGCCTAGAAAATAAACTAGGAAATGCAGTGGTTCTTTGTCATCTTCAAGCATTAGCTATGTATTTACACATACAGTGGACAACCTCTAAATCATTAGCTTATATATTGACACATAGAGTGGAGCAAGCCTCACCATCACACTTCTTGTTCTTTTTACAACCACAAGGCAGATACCaaagttaagaaaatcaaacaaagaaaacatgaaCAATCATGGAGACAAGTAGAGTTTCAATAAGTTTCATTGACCCACCTTTACAGAATAAGAATGGTTTTCAAGAGGTTACAACTCAGAAACAACATAAATGAAGGGTgttaagaagaaaaaccaatgAGAGGAACAAAGGATACCTCTGCTATGTCTGCTGTAGTAGGATGCAAAGATGGCACAGTTTTTATTTGACTTTCTTCAGGGGCTAAACTAGGCAATTCAACTCCTTTACTCGGTTCATCCTGCAAGAGAGGAATATCATAAGTGGGTCATATTGAGCCTGTGCAGTATAATTATAACTTGATAAAGCTAGGTAGTAAGCATTGATTTTCAGGAATGCACAGAAAGGATAAAGAACAGGCTGGTAGTGTTCTTGCCACCTCACCTGACATTCTTCATTTATAAACGCATAAATACACAAGGAGCATGACATTCTTCATTTATATATGCATAAACACACAAGGAGCATCAATATCTAGCAAGTTACAACAGATAAACCAGTTTCTTTTAACCTCCACATAAAGCGGTACCCTACCCACAAAACAAGGATAGGCACTCTGGTTTCTTTACGTCCTGAAACATTTCTTTATGCATCCATCCATTCTATTAAGAAAGACTGCTAGATTCCTAGGTTCAGGTAAATCATAtagaaagaaaatatgaatGTGCATAAACACAAACATGATGTTTCAATGGTTTTTATTGTGCAAACAAGTGACAATGGGCTAAGGCGTGTCACTGTCATAATTTGGGTTGCAGAGACGTGGGAATCAGTTAGAAATACTGTACTAACAATAACAAGGTAATCCATGATGTTTAGTTCATATTGAAGTGCATCTGATCCACCTTCAATAGAATAGTAATGTCTTGCATATCAATTAGCAAAAAGATAGAATCCTGCATGGATGATTGAGTATTCTTCAAATTGCATAACATCTATAAGCCCAAGAGATCACCATCAGCGTAAATATAGGGTGCAGGGAAAAAATGTACCTGCTGTCTGTCTGCAGTAGTAGGAGACGGGACAGTTTTTGTCTCCCCGAGCGATGCACTAGATTGGTTATCTACTGGAGTATCTTGAATTTCCTTGTTTGGTATCGTTGTAGTTTCAGACTCAACCTTTTTAAGATTCCCTTCAGCTGATACAGCAGCATCCGCACTGTGATCAGCAGATGGCAAGCTGCTTGGAGAATATTCTGGTAATTCCCTTTCCGGCACAGGTTTTATATTTTCTCCGAGTGTCTCATTCGATTTATCTTCCACAGTAAATTGGATTTCTCCTTGGGTTTCACTAGACGTTTCAGGCTGAGGAGGAAGATCGATATGAGTTGGAACCTTTTGCTCGGGCAAGTCCACAGAAACAACTTGGATATCCTTCTCATCCTTCTCATCAAAACCAACTTTCTTCGAATCAATAGGAACCTTGGGGTTTTCACCGAGATATTGATCTAAGTACCCAGCTCGGTATGCAACCAAGACAGCACCACCAATGATAGCACTTCCCAGGACAACTTTTGAAAGCCCACTCTTCGATTCAGGTGGACGAGGTTTTGGAGTTGCATTTTTTCCAGGAGAGGTCGAAAATTCCTTTCTCGAATAAACAAACGGTGACGAGCGCTACATTTTCGCCATGCATTATAAACACAACAGTTATAAGGCATAGTACACCGGAACTCGAAACTGAACACTGAAACTTACAACAGTTAAATGTACCTGAGAAACAATCTGCCTTGGTGTTCTCCGGCGATGTGATAATTCCAAAATCGACCTTCGCAGCATGCCGccggttttttttttctttaataggGACTTCGAATTTAAATTGCGGTGGAGGTGTTTGAGAAAATGGCTGGGAGAGGAAGTGAGGGTTTTACAGGAGGAGCTGCTTTGGGGTTTAAACCGTTTGCATTGGAACAAATTGTTTTCCGGTGAAGTACTTTTCGGGGCGTTTCGGTGGAGCGACGAATCACGATCGCTTTCCTGGGGAGGTGAGACGCCCAATGCGAATCGCCGTAGGGGGGGACTTGGAACTTGGAGTTGAAATTGTGCAGTATCGTGGCACTGACAGCGTGGAACCATTCAGAAATTTACCCTCACATtactctcttttttattttttatttttccgtaaaaacagaaaaaaaaa
Protein-coding sequences here:
- the LOC18611630 gene encoding uncharacterized protein LOC18611630; translation: MLRRSILELSHRRRTPRQIVSQRSSPFVYSRKEFSTSPGKNATPKPRPPESKSGLSKVVLGSAIIGGAVLVAYRAGYLDQYLGENPKVPIDSKKVGFDEKDEKDIQVVSVDLPEQKVPTHIDLPPQPETSSETQGEIQFTVEDKSNETLGENIKPVPERELPEYSPSSLPSADHSADAAVSAEGNLKKVESETTTIPNKEIQDTPVDNQSSASLGETKTVPSPTTADRQQDEPSKGVELPSLAPEESQIKTVPSLHPTTADIAEDKPSKDIEAPSSLLDAYHLREKADESYLTSLNRKYEQLSKETEAFGTAIEELNEGYLSKDGKLILDFLQAIHAAEKRQAELDAHAFAEEKRAMKEKYEKELRDLRARELMRTEEAAILDKELKRERTKAAAAIKSLQEKMEEKLKMEIEEKEREAEMKLQKAQELGKAELAAAIASEKAAQIEKMAEANLHINALCMAFYARSEEARKSHSVHKLALGALALEDALSKGLPIQKEIDALRTYLEGIEKDSVLDLVLSSLPEETRYRGTDTLLELNQKFNSLKGTLRHFSLIPPGGGGILTHSLAHIATWLKVKEVDHSGEGIESVISTVDNYMAEGKLAEAAAALEQGVKGSQAEEIVGDWVKRVRNRAITEQALAVLQSYATCISLT